One genomic segment of Ricinus communis isolate WT05 ecotype wild-type chromosome 5, ASM1957865v1, whole genome shotgun sequence includes these proteins:
- the LOC8289049 gene encoding transcription factor TCP13: MINNSKEEDSPTKKEGSTRDHGKITSKASSSTSTPWLRLKDPRIVRVSRAFGGKDRHSKVCTIRGLRDRRVRLSVPTAIQLYDLQDKLGLNQPSKVVDWLLNAAKHEIDELPPLPMPPMNFGLNHQMLSSHELGASQSNKEGFKVNSSSINWDDQGGLTRPNFWNSDALLRGKSKEVARDSVNEKENWTKRNEEDEQESNEEGNNSGRTQVPLSSTSLFPRATHSSTWAAGFINNPMPYGSFLQLEHPNFPFSHMGSHAFSNQTDDLHNLNAVPLPSTLSLSSGSQILVCPPGVPQTYLPSHVNAAAAEIDPRQMNHFQMLASSTQNLFPNSLTPSSYSMNQSARPFHFSLTPRLFHSLDSGNQPDSNNNNNNKDQQ, encoded by the coding sequence ATGattaataattcaaaagaGGAGGATTCTCCAACGAAAAAGGAGGGGAGTACAAGAGATCATGGCAAGATCACTAGCAAAGCTTCTTCATCTACCTCAACACCATGGTTAAGATTGAAGGATCCGAGAATTGTTCGTGTTTCGCGTGCTTTTGGAGGAAAGGACAGGCACAGCAAAGTCTGCACAATAAGGGGATTAAGAGACAGGAGAGTTAGACTTTCTGTTCCTACAGCAATCCAGTTGTATGATCTTCAAGATAAGCTTGGTCTTAATCAGCCTAGCAAGGTTGTTGATTGGTTGCTTAACGCTGCGAAACATGAAATTGATGAACTCCCTCCACTTCCAATGCCACCAATGAATTTTGGCCTGAACCATCAAATGCTAAGTTCTCACGAACTTGGTGCTTCACAATCTAACAAAGAAGGGTTCAAGGTGAATAGTAGTAGCATCAATTGGGACGATCAAGGTGGATTAACCAGACCAAATTTTTGGAATAGTGATGCACTCTTGAGGGGTAAGTCAAAAGAAGTTGCAAGAGATTCAGtcaatgagaaagaaaattggaccaaaagaaatgaagaagacgAACAAGAAAGCAATGAAGAAGGCAATAACAGTGGTCGTACTCAAGTTCCATTAAGCAGTACTTCTCTCTTTCCTAGAGCTACTCATTCTTCCACATGGGCAGCCGGCTTTATAAACAATCCAATGCCATATGGTTCCTTCCTTCAATTAGAACATCCAAATTTCCCATTTTCTCACATGGGAAGCCATGCATTTTCAAATCAAACAGATGATTTACACAACCTAAATGCTGTGCCATTGCCCTCTACCTTGTCTCTATCATCTGGTTCCCAGATTTTAGTATGCCCACCTGGAGTACCACAAACTTATTTGCCTTCACATGTTAATGCAGCTGCAGCAGAGATTGATCCAAGACAAATGAACCACTTTCAGATGTTAGCATCAAGCACTCAAAACCTCTTTCCCAATTCACTTACGCCAAGTTCATACTCTATGAATCAATCAGCAAGACCTTTCCATTTCAGCTTAACACCAAGGCTTTTCCATTCCCTCGACAGTGGAAATCAGCCtgatagtaataataataataataataaagatcaGCAGTAG